A stretch of Anaeromyxobacter dehalogenans 2CP-1 DNA encodes these proteins:
- a CDS encoding PAS domain-containing sensor histidine kinase, whose protein sequence is MDFSLLDSVPDAMVIADDAGAIVFVNAHAERLFGYRCQDLVGRPVELLLPARYRTMHQVHRTAYQAAPRTRPMGLGLDLSGLRHDGAEFPAEISLSPILVDGRPCVIAAVRDATERRKIEERARLWRRAQEEVRERDEFLSVASHELRTPVTALQLQLQLLHRAALRSGEGLPAVVVERLETLERQTRRLGALVGELLDVSRMRLGKIELRREPLDLAEVAREAAGHAVGDLERSGSKLALDLQPVTGAWDRTRLEQVIANLLVNAAKFGQGRPIALHVAGDDGTARLRVSDQGIGIAQDQQARVFDRFARGVPAQNFGGLGLGLYIARQIVEAHGGTIDVTSEPGAGATFTVDLPRQPPAPGPEARPDAGAKEPQPGDLH, encoded by the coding sequence GTGGACTTCTCCCTGCTCGACTCGGTGCCGGACGCCATGGTCATCGCCGACGACGCCGGCGCGATCGTCTTCGTGAACGCGCACGCCGAGCGCCTCTTCGGCTACCGGTGCCAGGACCTGGTGGGCAGGCCGGTGGAGCTGCTGCTCCCGGCGCGCTACCGGACCATGCACCAGGTGCACCGGACGGCGTACCAGGCGGCGCCGCGCACGCGCCCCATGGGGCTCGGCCTCGATCTCTCCGGGCTGCGTCACGACGGGGCCGAGTTCCCGGCCGAGATCAGCCTGTCGCCGATCCTGGTGGACGGGCGCCCCTGCGTGATCGCGGCCGTGCGCGACGCGACCGAGCGGCGGAAGATCGAGGAGCGCGCGCGGCTGTGGCGGCGGGCGCAGGAGGAGGTGCGCGAGCGCGACGAGTTCCTGTCGGTGGCCTCGCACGAGCTGCGCACCCCGGTGACCGCGCTCCAGCTCCAGCTCCAGCTGCTCCACCGCGCCGCGCTCCGCTCGGGCGAGGGCCTGCCGGCGGTGGTGGTGGAGCGGCTGGAGACGCTCGAGCGGCAGACGCGCCGCCTGGGCGCGCTGGTCGGAGAGCTGCTCGACGTCTCGCGCATGCGCCTCGGCAAGATCGAGCTCCGGCGCGAGCCGCTCGATCTGGCCGAGGTGGCGCGCGAGGCGGCGGGCCACGCGGTGGGCGATCTGGAGCGCTCCGGGTCGAAGCTCGCGCTCGACCTGCAGCCGGTGACCGGCGCCTGGGACCGCACCCGGCTCGAGCAGGTGATCGCGAACCTGCTGGTGAACGCCGCCAAGTTCGGGCAGGGGCGGCCCATCGCGCTGCACGTCGCCGGCGACGACGGCACCGCGCGGCTGCGCGTCAGCGACCAGGGCATCGGCATCGCGCAGGACCAGCAGGCGCGGGTGTTCGACCGCTTCGCGCGCGGCGTGCCGGCCCAGAACTTCGGCGGGCTCGGGCTGGGGCTCTACATCGCGCGGCAGATCGTGGAGGCGCACGGCGGCACCATCGACGTGACGAGCGAGCCCGGCGCCGGCGCGACGTTCACCGTGGACCTGCCGCGCCAGCCGCCGGCGCCCGGTCCCGAGGCCCGCCCGGACGCCGGCGCGAAGGAGCCGCAGCCCGGCGACCTCCATTGA
- the rlmN gene encoding 23S rRNA (adenine(2503)-C(2))-methyltransferase RlmN, translating to MDVLHDDTPDLRSLPQERLAALIAGLGEKPFRARQVYRWLHLRGAASLEELTDVPRALRERLAEGTRLTTLERATEQRSADGTIKWTWRTGDGKLIESVYMPETDRKTLCVSTQVGCAVGCTFCMTGTMGLARNLTPGEIVDQVHRANRRLIELGEGEGPRPLTNLVFMGMGEPLANYRSLKVALDLLLSEDGPNFSHRHVTVSTSGLVPVMRRLGEETQVKLAVSLNATTDAQRDAIMPINRRYPLAELLRACREFPMKQGRRITFEYVMLGGVNDAPEDAERLARLLRGIPAKVNLIPYNENPGLGFAAPAPSAVERFRDLLVARNVTAVVRKNRGTDIAAACGQLAAEGGPGDPRRRAAAPLTGTPAAG from the coding sequence ATGGACGTCCTGCACGACGACACGCCCGACCTCCGGTCGCTCCCGCAGGAGCGGCTCGCCGCCCTGATCGCCGGCCTGGGCGAGAAGCCGTTCCGCGCCCGCCAGGTCTACCGCTGGCTGCACCTGCGCGGCGCCGCCTCGCTCGAGGAGCTGACCGACGTACCGCGCGCGCTGCGCGAGCGGCTGGCGGAGGGCACCCGCCTCACCACGCTCGAGCGCGCCACCGAGCAGCGCTCGGCCGACGGCACCATCAAGTGGACCTGGCGCACGGGCGACGGGAAGCTGATCGAGTCCGTCTACATGCCCGAGACCGATCGCAAGACGCTGTGCGTCTCGACGCAGGTGGGCTGCGCGGTGGGCTGCACCTTCTGCATGACCGGCACCATGGGCCTCGCGCGCAACCTCACGCCGGGCGAGATCGTGGATCAGGTCCACCGCGCCAACCGCCGGCTGATCGAGCTGGGGGAGGGGGAGGGGCCCCGGCCGCTCACCAACCTCGTGTTCATGGGCATGGGCGAGCCGCTCGCGAACTACCGCAGCCTGAAGGTCGCGCTCGACCTGCTCCTGTCCGAGGACGGTCCCAACTTCTCGCACCGCCACGTGACGGTCTCGACGTCCGGGCTGGTGCCGGTGATGCGCCGGCTGGGCGAGGAGACGCAGGTGAAGCTGGCCGTGTCGCTGAACGCCACCACCGACGCGCAGCGCGACGCGATCATGCCCATCAACCGGCGCTACCCGCTCGCCGAGCTGCTCCGCGCCTGCCGCGAGTTCCCGATGAAGCAGGGGCGGCGGATCACGTTCGAGTACGTGATGCTGGGCGGCGTGAACGACGCGCCGGAGGACGCCGAGCGCCTGGCGCGGCTGCTGCGCGGCATCCCGGCCAAGGTGAACCTCATCCCGTACAACGAGAACCCGGGCCTCGGGTTCGCCGCCCCCGCGCCGTCCGCGGTGGAGCGGTTCCGCGACCTGCTCGTCGCCCGGAACGTGACCGCGGTGGTCCGCAAGAACCGCGGCACCGACATCGCCGCCGCCTGCGGCCAGCTCGCCGCGGAGGGTGGACCGGGCGATCCGCGCCGGCGGGCCGCTGCGCCGTTGACCGGGACGCCCGCGGCGGGCTAG
- a CDS encoding PfkB family carbohydrate kinase: MALLVVGSVALDSLETPFGRREDVLGGSASYFSACSSFFGPTRLVAVVGEDFPEEHVRFLAGRGVDLAGLSREPGKTFRWKGRYEFDLNTAHTLDTQLNVFAGFRPVLPASFRGSEFVFLGNIDPDLQRAVLDQVERPRFVGCDTMNYWITSKRQSLLETLKRVDMLFVNDAEARQLAGEHNVVKAARAILSMGPRSLVVKRGEYGALFFSGDEVFAASAFPLPEVFDPTGAGDSFAGGFMGYLAHRGRADAPTMRRAIVLGSVLASFAVEQFSLDRLRTLRPEEIRARYAEARGLAHFDDLESDLFNGAATPG, encoded by the coding sequence ATGGCCCTGCTCGTCGTCGGCTCCGTCGCGCTCGACTCGCTCGAGACCCCCTTCGGCCGGCGCGAGGACGTGCTGGGCGGCTCCGCGTCCTACTTCTCGGCCTGCTCGAGCTTCTTCGGCCCGACGCGGCTGGTGGCCGTGGTCGGGGAGGACTTCCCCGAGGAGCACGTGCGCTTCCTGGCCGGGCGCGGCGTGGACCTGGCCGGCCTCTCGCGCGAGCCGGGCAAGACGTTCCGCTGGAAGGGGCGCTACGAGTTCGACCTCAACACGGCCCACACGCTCGACACGCAGCTCAACGTGTTCGCCGGGTTCCGGCCGGTGCTCCCGGCCAGCTTCCGGGGCTCGGAGTTCGTGTTCCTCGGCAACATCGACCCGGACCTGCAGCGCGCGGTCCTCGACCAGGTGGAGCGGCCCCGCTTCGTGGGCTGCGACACCATGAACTACTGGATCACGTCCAAGCGCCAGAGCCTGCTCGAGACGCTGAAGCGCGTGGACATGCTGTTCGTCAACGACGCGGAGGCGCGCCAGCTCGCCGGCGAGCACAACGTGGTGAAGGCGGCGCGCGCCATCCTCTCGATGGGGCCGCGCTCGCTGGTGGTGAAGCGCGGCGAGTACGGGGCGCTGTTCTTCTCGGGCGACGAGGTGTTCGCCGCCTCGGCGTTCCCGCTGCCGGAGGTGTTCGATCCGACCGGCGCGGGCGACAGCTTCGCCGGCGGGTTCATGGGCTACCTCGCGCACCGCGGCCGCGCGGACGCCCCCACCATGCGGCGGGCCATCGTGCTCGGGAGCGTGCTGGCGAGCTTCGCCGTGGAGCAGTTCTCGCTCGACCGGCTCCGCACGCTCCGCCCGGAGGAGATCCGGGCGCGCTACGCCGAGGCGCGCGGCCTGGCCCACTTCGACGACCTCGAGAGCGATCTCTTCAACGGCGCGGCCACCCCGGGTTGA
- the sucD gene encoding succinate--CoA ligase subunit alpha, with product MSILVDRNTRVLVQGITGSAGSFHAEQMLAYGTNVVAGVTPNRGGTRFQGTVPIFHTVAAAVKETGANAAAIFVPPPFAADAIIEAAESDIELIVAITEGIPVLDMVRVRRYVESRPKTRLVGPNCPGVITPGQCKIGIMPGHVHRPGRIGVVSRSGTLNYEAVKQLSDLGLGQSTSVGIGGDPVHGTDFVQALQLFEDDPETDAVIMIGEIGGGEEEKGAEFVRDHMTKPVVGFIAGRTAPPGKRMGHAGAVISGGAGTADAKMAAMREAGIVVVDGPHLLGRAMKDALSRRARPKPAKAPAGKRPAAAAPGKKGAASRSAAPSQRGGKALKKAAKGERD from the coding sequence TTGAGCATCCTCGTAGATCGCAACACCCGGGTCCTCGTCCAGGGCATCACCGGCTCGGCGGGCAGCTTCCACGCCGAGCAGATGCTCGCCTACGGCACGAACGTGGTGGCGGGCGTGACGCCCAACCGCGGCGGCACCCGCTTCCAGGGGACGGTGCCCATCTTCCACACGGTCGCGGCGGCGGTGAAGGAGACCGGCGCGAACGCGGCCGCGATCTTCGTGCCGCCCCCGTTCGCGGCCGACGCGATCATCGAGGCGGCCGAGTCCGACATCGAGCTCATCGTGGCGATCACCGAGGGCATCCCGGTGCTCGACATGGTCCGCGTGCGCCGCTACGTGGAGAGCCGCCCGAAGACGCGGCTGGTCGGGCCGAACTGCCCCGGCGTGATCACGCCCGGCCAGTGCAAGATCGGGATCATGCCCGGGCACGTGCACCGGCCCGGCCGCATCGGCGTGGTCTCGCGCTCGGGCACGCTCAACTACGAGGCGGTGAAGCAGCTCAGCGACCTGGGCCTCGGCCAGTCCACCTCGGTGGGCATCGGCGGCGACCCGGTCCACGGCACGGACTTCGTGCAGGCGCTGCAGCTGTTCGAGGACGACCCGGAGACCGACGCCGTCATCATGATCGGCGAGATCGGCGGCGGCGAGGAGGAGAAGGGCGCCGAGTTCGTCCGCGACCACATGACGAAGCCGGTGGTCGGGTTCATCGCCGGCCGCACCGCGCCCCCGGGCAAGCGCATGGGCCACGCCGGCGCGGTGATCTCGGGCGGCGCCGGCACCGCCGACGCGAAGATGGCGGCCATGCGCGAGGCCGGCATCGTGGTGGTGGACGGTCCCCACCTGCTCGGCCGGGCGATGAAGGACGCGCTGTCGCGGCGCGCCCGCCCCAAGCCCGCCAAGGCGCCGGCCGGCAAGCGGCCCGCGGCCGCCGCGCCCGGCAAGAAGGGCGCCGCCTCGCGCAGCGCCGCACCCTCGCAGCGCGGCGGCAAGGCGCTGAAGAAGGCTGCCAAGGGGGAGCGCGACTAG
- the ndk gene encoding nucleoside-diphosphate kinase — translation MAIERTLSIIKPDGVEKGIIGKIIGRFEEKGLKPVAIRLTQLSKAEAEGFYAVHKARPFFGDLVKFMTSGPVVLMVLEGENAVARNREIMGATDPKKADAGTIRKDFATDIEKNTVHGSDSVENAKIEVSYFFPEVQVHAYEWKKLA, via the coding sequence ATGGCGATCGAGCGCACGCTGTCCATCATCAAGCCCGACGGCGTCGAGAAGGGCATCATCGGGAAGATCATCGGCCGCTTCGAGGAGAAGGGCCTGAAGCCGGTGGCCATCCGGCTGACGCAGCTGTCGAAGGCGGAGGCCGAGGGCTTCTACGCGGTGCACAAGGCCCGGCCGTTCTTCGGCGATCTGGTGAAGTTCATGACCAGCGGCCCGGTGGTCCTGATGGTCCTCGAGGGCGAGAACGCGGTCGCCCGGAACCGCGAGATCATGGGCGCCACCGACCCGAAGAAGGCCGACGCGGGCACGATCCGCAAGGACTTCGCGACCGACATCGAGAAGAACACCGTCCACGGCTCGGACAGCGTGGAGAACGCGAAGATCGAGGTCTCGTACTTCTTCCCCGAGGTGCAGGTCCACGCCTACGAGTGGAAGAAGCTCGCTTAA
- the mdh gene encoding malate dehydrogenase, with product MAQRKKIALIGAGQIGGTLALLAGQKELGDVVLVDIMEGVAKGKALDLQETRGVGKWDVDVTGGGTTDYSVIRDADVCIVTAGVPRKPGMSREDLLKVNLDAITKVAHGIKQYAPNAFVIVITNPLDSMVYAMYKVTGFPKNRVVGMAGVLDTARFQYFVGDAAGVSPQDVQAMVLGGHGDDMVPLLRYSSVAGVPLTRLLDKARLDAIVERTRKGGGEIVALLGTGSAFYAPAAAAISMAEAYLRDKKRVLPCSALLEGQYGVKGLFVGVPVVIGAGGVERVLEVELNDDERAMLQRSVDSVKKSVAETKL from the coding sequence ATGGCCCAGCGGAAGAAGATCGCGCTCATCGGCGCGGGACAGATCGGCGGCACGCTCGCGCTCCTGGCCGGCCAGAAGGAGCTCGGCGACGTCGTCCTGGTGGACATCATGGAGGGCGTCGCCAAGGGCAAGGCGCTCGACCTGCAGGAGACGCGCGGCGTCGGCAAGTGGGACGTGGACGTGACCGGCGGCGGCACGACCGACTACTCGGTGATCCGCGACGCCGACGTGTGCATCGTGACCGCGGGCGTGCCGCGGAAGCCGGGCATGAGCCGCGAGGATCTCCTCAAGGTGAACCTCGACGCGATCACCAAGGTCGCGCACGGCATCAAGCAGTACGCGCCGAACGCGTTCGTCATCGTCATCACGAACCCGCTCGATTCGATGGTGTACGCCATGTACAAGGTCACCGGGTTCCCCAAGAACCGGGTGGTCGGCATGGCCGGCGTGCTCGACACCGCGCGGTTCCAGTACTTCGTGGGCGACGCGGCCGGGGTCTCGCCGCAGGACGTGCAGGCGATGGTGCTCGGCGGCCACGGCGACGACATGGTCCCGCTGCTCCGCTACTCCTCGGTCGCCGGCGTGCCGCTCACCCGGCTGCTCGACAAGGCCCGGCTCGACGCCATCGTCGAGCGCACGCGCAAGGGCGGCGGCGAGATCGTCGCGCTGCTCGGCACCGGCTCGGCGTTCTACGCGCCGGCCGCCGCGGCGATCTCGATGGCGGAGGCGTACCTGCGCGACAAGAAGCGCGTGCTGCCCTGCTCGGCGCTGCTCGAGGGCCAGTACGGGGTGAAGGGGCTCTTCGTCGGCGTCCCGGTGGTGATCGGCGCCGGGGGCGTGGAGCGGGTGCTCGAGGTCGAGCTGAACGACGACGAGCGCGCCATGCTCCAGCGGTCCGTGGACAGCGTGAAGAAGTCCGTCGCAGAGACCAAGCTGTAG
- the sucC gene encoding ADP-forming succinate--CoA ligase subunit beta has translation MKIHEYQAKEILRKFGVAVPRGYLAVTPLEAEGAARQLGGGISAVKAQIHAGGRGKGGGVKLARSPDEARQHAEAMLGMMLKTPQTGPDGQEVRKVYVEEGCRIARELYLGMTLDREIGRLAVMASVEGGVDIEEVAAKHPDKILREWISPLTGLMPFQARRLAFGLGLTGDSVTAFVRFATGLYNAYVATDASLAEINPLVITVGGEVLALDAKMNFDDNALYRHPDIAAMRDPDEEDPKETQAKEYDLSYIALDGDIGCMVNGAGLAMATMDVIKLSGGQPANFLDVGGGADEDKVTAAFKIILSDPHVKAVLVNIFGGIMKCDVIANGIVAAAKQVGLSIPLVVRLEGTNVELGKDILAHSELKIIPADDLGDAARKVVQAARAA, from the coding sequence TTGAAGATCCACGAGTACCAGGCGAAGGAAATCCTGCGGAAGTTCGGCGTGGCGGTCCCGCGCGGCTACCTCGCGGTCACGCCGCTCGAGGCGGAGGGCGCGGCGCGCCAGCTCGGCGGCGGCATCAGCGCGGTGAAGGCGCAGATCCACGCGGGCGGCCGCGGCAAGGGCGGCGGCGTGAAGCTGGCCCGCTCGCCGGACGAGGCGCGTCAGCACGCCGAGGCCATGCTCGGCATGATGCTGAAGACCCCGCAGACCGGGCCGGACGGGCAGGAGGTCCGGAAGGTCTACGTCGAGGAGGGCTGCCGGATCGCCCGCGAGCTGTACCTCGGCATGACGCTCGACCGCGAGATCGGGCGCCTGGCGGTGATGGCGTCGGTCGAGGGCGGCGTGGACATCGAGGAGGTGGCCGCGAAGCACCCCGACAAGATCCTGCGGGAGTGGATCTCGCCGCTGACCGGCCTCATGCCGTTCCAGGCCCGCCGGCTCGCGTTCGGCCTCGGCCTCACCGGCGACTCGGTCACCGCGTTCGTCCGCTTCGCCACCGGCCTGTACAACGCCTACGTCGCCACCGACGCGTCGCTCGCCGAGATCAACCCGCTCGTCATCACGGTGGGCGGCGAGGTGCTCGCGCTCGACGCGAAGATGAACTTCGACGACAACGCGCTCTACCGGCACCCGGACATCGCGGCCATGCGCGATCCGGACGAGGAGGATCCGAAGGAGACGCAGGCCAAGGAGTACGACCTCTCGTACATCGCGCTGGACGGCGACATCGGCTGCATGGTGAACGGCGCCGGCCTGGCCATGGCCACCATGGACGTGATCAAGCTGTCCGGCGGCCAGCCGGCCAACTTCCTCGACGTGGGCGGCGGCGCCGACGAGGACAAGGTCACCGCGGCGTTCAAGATCATCCTCTCCGATCCGCACGTGAAGGCGGTGCTGGTCAACATCTTCGGCGGCATCATGAAGTGCGACGTGATCGCGAACGGCATCGTCGCCGCCGCCAAGCAGGTGGGGCTCTCCATCCCGCTGGTGGTCCGGCTCGAGGGCACCAACGTGGAGCTGGGCAAGGACATCCTCGCCCACAGCGAGCTGAAGATCATCCCCGCGGACGACCTCGGCGACGCTGCCCGGAAGGTCGTCCAGGCCGCGCGAGCCGCCTAG
- a CDS encoding ChbG/HpnK family deacetylase has protein sequence MRWLIVNADDLGYDPEIDRGILEAHARGLVTSATAMVETPFAAAALARAPRSLELGLHAVVDPGAGRAGAEAALRRQLDRFEALRGAPPTHLDSHKHAHAAPAVREAFCAVAAARALPVRSIDPALRAALRAAGVATADAFLGDAARRPAWTEDALLAALDAVGEGVTELMAHPGHAPSHARTSFGAEREIELAALCSPRARARVEARNLRLCGWSAVGRPSQG, from the coding sequence ATGCGCTGGCTGATCGTGAACGCCGACGACCTCGGCTACGACCCGGAGATCGACCGGGGCATCCTCGAGGCGCACGCGCGCGGGCTGGTCACGAGCGCCACCGCCATGGTCGAGACGCCGTTCGCGGCCGCGGCGCTCGCCCGCGCGCCGCGCTCGCTCGAGCTCGGGCTGCACGCCGTCGTCGACCCGGGCGCCGGGCGGGCCGGGGCGGAGGCGGCGCTGCGGCGGCAGCTCGACCGGTTCGAGGCGCTGCGCGGCGCTCCACCGACGCACCTCGACAGCCACAAGCACGCGCACGCCGCGCCGGCGGTGCGGGAGGCGTTCTGCGCGGTGGCGGCCGCTCGAGCGCTGCCGGTGCGATCCATCGACCCCGCCCTGCGCGCGGCGCTCCGCGCGGCGGGGGTGGCGACCGCCGACGCGTTCCTGGGGGACGCGGCGCGGCGCCCAGCCTGGACCGAGGACGCGCTCCTCGCCGCCCTGGACGCGGTGGGGGAGGGCGTGACCGAGCTGATGGCGCACCCGGGTCACGCCCCGAGCCACGCCCGCACCTCATTCGGGGCCGAGCGCGAGATCGAGCTCGCAGCCCTCTGCAGCCCCCGCGCACGCGCGCGCGTGGAGGCGCGAAACCTCCGTCTCTGCGGCTGGTCGGCCGTGGGACGCCCTTCTCAGGGGTGA
- the icd gene encoding NADP-dependent isocitrate dehydrogenase, whose amino-acid sequence MADAKPVVPKDGAKISLVDGKLNVPDRPILPFIEGDGTGRDIWRASVRVLDAAVEKAYRGRRKIAWTEVYAGEKAFTKFNNWLPDETIQAFREYLIGIKGPLTTPIGGGIRSLNVALRQLLDLYVCLRPVRWFRGVPSPVKRPEKVNMVIFRENTEDIYAGIEWEAGSEQAKKLLAFLEQEFPKEYRKIRFPATSGVGVKPVSREGTERLVRAALEYAVRERRRSVTFVHKGNIMKFTEGAFRNWGYALAEREFADRVYTWEQWERTKASRGEEAANAEKQAAVAEGRILVKDAIADITLQQVLTRPEDFDVVATPNLNGDYLSDALAAQVGGIGIAPGGNANYVTGHAIFEATHGTAPKYADLDKVNPGSMILSGEMMFRHLGWNEAADLIVKGVDGAIAGHRVTYDFARLMKAEGVTDAVEVKCSEFGDEIIRHM is encoded by the coding sequence ATGGCGGACGCGAAGCCGGTGGTCCCGAAGGATGGAGCGAAGATCTCGCTCGTCGACGGGAAGCTGAACGTTCCCGACCGGCCCATCCTGCCGTTCATCGAGGGCGACGGCACGGGCCGCGACATCTGGCGCGCCAGCGTGCGGGTGCTCGACGCGGCGGTGGAGAAGGCCTACCGCGGCCGCCGGAAGATCGCCTGGACCGAGGTCTACGCCGGCGAGAAGGCGTTCACCAAGTTCAACAACTGGCTGCCGGACGAGACGATCCAGGCGTTCCGCGAGTACCTCATCGGCATCAAGGGGCCGCTCACCACGCCGATCGGCGGCGGCATCCGATCGCTCAACGTCGCGCTGCGGCAGCTCCTCGATCTCTACGTCTGCCTCCGCCCCGTGCGCTGGTTCCGCGGCGTGCCCTCTCCGGTGAAGCGCCCGGAGAAGGTGAACATGGTGATCTTCCGGGAGAACACGGAGGACATCTACGCCGGGATCGAGTGGGAGGCGGGCTCCGAGCAGGCGAAGAAGCTGCTCGCGTTCCTCGAGCAGGAGTTCCCGAAGGAGTACCGGAAGATCCGCTTCCCGGCGACGTCCGGCGTGGGCGTGAAGCCGGTCTCGCGCGAGGGGACCGAGCGGCTCGTCCGCGCGGCGCTCGAGTACGCCGTCCGCGAGCGGCGCCGGAGCGTCACCTTCGTGCACAAGGGCAACATCATGAAGTTCACGGAGGGTGCGTTCCGGAACTGGGGCTACGCGCTCGCCGAGCGGGAGTTCGCCGACCGCGTCTACACCTGGGAGCAGTGGGAGCGCACCAAGGCGTCGCGCGGCGAGGAGGCGGCGAACGCCGAGAAGCAGGCCGCCGTCGCCGAGGGCCGCATCCTGGTCAAGGACGCGATCGCCGACATCACGCTGCAGCAGGTGCTGACCCGGCCCGAGGACTTCGACGTGGTCGCGACGCCGAACCTGAACGGCGACTACCTGTCCGACGCGCTCGCGGCGCAGGTGGGCGGCATCGGCATCGCGCCCGGCGGCAACGCCAACTACGTCACCGGCCACGCCATCTTCGAGGCCACCCACGGCACCGCGCCGAAGTACGCGGACCTCGACAAGGTGAACCCGGGCTCGATGATCCTCTCCGGCGAGATGATGTTCCGCCACCTCGGCTGGAACGAGGCGGCCGATCTCATCGTCAAGGGCGTGGACGGCGCCATCGCGGGTCACCGCGTCACCTACGACTTCGCGCGCCTCATGAAGGCAGAGGGGGTGACGGACGCGGTCGAGGTGAAGTGCTCCGAGTTCGGCGACGAGATCATCAGGCACATGTAG
- a CDS encoding hemolysin family protein, producing the protein MAFLAASAFCSGTETALTALGEPRARQLRETGGRRARLLGLWIDHPERVLSTLLIGNTLVNVGAGALAGSVGADLAGGGGWAPGTLVAIATGVTTVVILFAGEIVPKTIGKRHPAPVALWAMPMVQALCLAMWPLSAAVTRLTGWVVGRLGGGRAPTPAVTSEEIEYLIEMGTREGVLDEVKEELLNSVLEFADRVAKEVMIPRTRMVAVDRAVEPDELVRIVTENPYSRMPVYEGSIDNVVGILLVRDIIQELRHGPLRRIALDRYLKPAFFVPEQMKISRLLKEMQRRRTHLAVVVDEFGGTSGLVTMEDVIEEIVGEIQDEADVESAPVKAVAPGVWLADAAIPLHDLQSFLNEQREEPAPRPAGDDAPEPEDGEPPPEIRFPEQGDYETLGGFVTATAGRVPPVGATLAWDGLTFTVRAGDERRVTRVEIARRGEVAAPEVAPAAARS; encoded by the coding sequence GTGGCGTTCCTCGCCGCCTCCGCCTTCTGCTCGGGGACCGAGACCGCGCTGACCGCGCTGGGCGAGCCCCGCGCCCGGCAGCTCCGCGAGACGGGCGGCCGGCGGGCCCGCCTGCTGGGCCTGTGGATCGATCACCCGGAGCGCGTCCTCTCGACGCTGCTCATCGGCAACACGCTCGTGAACGTGGGCGCGGGCGCGCTGGCCGGCTCGGTGGGCGCGGACCTCGCCGGCGGGGGCGGCTGGGCCCCCGGGACGCTGGTCGCCATCGCCACCGGCGTCACCACCGTGGTGATCCTGTTCGCGGGCGAGATCGTCCCGAAGACCATCGGCAAGCGGCACCCGGCGCCGGTCGCGCTCTGGGCCATGCCCATGGTCCAGGCCCTCTGCCTGGCGATGTGGCCGCTCTCCGCGGCGGTGACCCGGCTCACCGGGTGGGTGGTGGGGCGGCTCGGCGGCGGCAGGGCGCCCACGCCCGCGGTGACGAGCGAGGAGATCGAGTACCTCATCGAGATGGGCACGCGCGAGGGCGTGCTCGACGAGGTGAAGGAGGAGCTGCTCAACAGCGTGCTCGAGTTCGCCGACCGCGTGGCGAAGGAGGTCATGATCCCGCGCACGCGCATGGTCGCCGTGGACCGCGCGGTGGAGCCGGACGAGCTGGTGCGGATCGTCACCGAGAACCCGTACAGCCGCATGCCGGTGTACGAGGGCTCGATCGACAACGTGGTGGGCATCCTGCTGGTCCGCGACATCATCCAGGAGCTCCGGCACGGGCCGCTGCGGCGCATCGCGCTGGACCGGTACCTGAAGCCGGCCTTCTTCGTCCCCGAGCAGATGAAGATCTCGCGGCTGCTGAAGGAGATGCAGCGGCGACGGACGCACCTCGCGGTGGTGGTGGACGAGTTCGGCGGCACGAGCGGCCTCGTCACCATGGAGGACGTCATCGAGGAGATCGTCGGCGAGATCCAGGACGAGGCCGACGTGGAGTCCGCGCCGGTGAAGGCGGTCGCGCCGGGCGTGTGGCTGGCCGACGCTGCCATCCCGCTCCACGACCTGCAGTCCTTCCTGAACGAGCAGCGCGAGGAGCCCGCGCCGCGTCCCGCCGGCGACGACGCGCCCGAGCCCGAGGACGGCGAGCCGCCGCCCGAGATCCGCTTCCCCGAGCAGGGGGACTACGAGACGCTGGGCGGCTTCGTGACCGCGACCGCAGGCCGGGTCCCGCCGGTGGGCGCCACGCTGGCGTGGGACGGCCTCACGTTCACCGTGCGCGCCGGCGACGAGCGGCGCGTCACCCGGGTCGAGATCGCGCGGCGGGGCGAGGTGGCCGCACCCGAGGTCGCGCCGGCCGCGGCCCGGTCTTAG